Proteins from a genomic interval of Clostridium sp. M62/1:
- a CDS encoding sigma-54 interaction domain-containing protein encodes MITNALVQARQLYEDTDGVLVCDKYGYVEFMKWFHDGILSDEVIGMHVTDVYPELDNQTSSIMRVIESGKPRFDERQVIHTCRGELLDIVSSTVPLLAGNEVIGAMTSTIFYEKYRAGKGLPRRQQGDLYTLDDIISQDPIMIALKERCALIANNDSPVLLYGETGTGKELFAQSLHTCSHRAKKPFISQNCAAIPESLLEAIFFGVEKGSFTGAENRKGLFELADGGTLFLDEINSMDISMQAKLLKAIEEQQVRRIGSAKSTSFNARIICAMNKHPAEVLRSGLMRTDLFYRICVVRIDIPPLRDRKPDVMILTDYFINHFNRKMDKSIRGVSALVKMTFQNYDWKGNVRELKNTLEYAFNLCQSSMINMSDLPDILQEDSAYQGCSQENENDLAVNQERAEADEKRRDRFPYDKSLSLTENTACYEREAISRILAKTNNITEAARVLRISRQTLSYKIEKYGLN; translated from the coding sequence ATGATTACAAATGCTCTGGTTCAGGCCAGACAGCTGTATGAGGATACGGATGGCGTGCTCGTCTGTGACAAATATGGATATGTGGAATTTATGAAATGGTTTCACGACGGAATCCTCTCGGATGAGGTCATCGGCATGCATGTGACGGATGTGTATCCGGAGCTGGATAACCAGACCAGCTCCATTATGCGTGTAATCGAAAGCGGAAAGCCCCGGTTTGACGAGCGGCAGGTCATACACACATGCCGCGGGGAGCTGTTGGACATTGTCTCATCCACAGTTCCTCTGTTAGCCGGAAATGAAGTGATCGGGGCCATGACTTCCACTATTTTCTATGAAAAATACCGGGCGGGAAAAGGGCTTCCCAGACGGCAGCAGGGAGATCTGTATACTCTGGATGACATCATCTCGCAGGATCCCATTATGATTGCCCTGAAAGAACGGTGCGCTCTCATTGCGAACAATGATTCTCCTGTACTGCTCTACGGAGAGACGGGAACTGGAAAAGAGCTGTTTGCGCAGTCCCTGCACACCTGCTCCCACAGGGCAAAAAAGCCCTTTATTTCACAAAACTGTGCCGCTATCCCCGAATCGCTCCTGGAAGCTATCTTTTTTGGCGTGGAAAAAGGCAGCTTTACAGGAGCCGAAAACAGAAAAGGGCTTTTCGAACTGGCCGACGGCGGTACTTTATTTCTGGACGAGATCAACTCTATGGATATTTCCATGCAGGCCAAGCTGCTGAAGGCCATCGAAGAGCAGCAGGTGAGGAGAATCGGAAGCGCTAAAAGCACCAGCTTTAATGCCAGGATCATCTGTGCCATGAATAAACATCCGGCTGAAGTGCTCCGTTCCGGCCTCATGAGAACAGATCTCTTCTACCGGATCTGTGTCGTCCGGATCGATATTCCCCCTTTAAGAGACCGTAAACCAGACGTCATGATACTGACTGATTATTTTATCAATCACTTTAACAGAAAAATGGACAAATCCATCCGCGGAGTGAGCGCTCTGGTAAAAATGACATTTCAGAATTATGACTGGAAGGGGAATGTGCGGGAACTGAAAAATACACTTGAATATGCTTTCAATCTCTGTCAGAGCTCCATGATTAATATGAGTGATCTGCCCGATATTCTCCAGGAGGATTCCGCATATCAGGGCTGCTCTCAGGAAAATGAAAACGACCTTGCCGTAAACCAGGAGAGGGCAGAGGCAGATGAGAAGAGAAGGGACAGATTCCCCTACGATAAATCTCTGTCTCTGACAGAAAATACGGCCTGCTATGAGAGAGAGGCCATCAGCCGCATTCTTGCAAAAACGAACAATATTACAGAGGCAGCCAGAGTGCTCCGTATATCCCGCCAGACCTTGTCCTACAAAATTGAAAAATACGGTCTCAATTAA
- a CDS encoding cation-translocating P-type ATPase, translating into MTDMKENRKEYLLSHEEVMKGLSVTEDGLTKEEAAGRLSEYGPNKLAEGKKESLLHKFFSELTDPMILVLIAAAVISGILAVREGEGFADTIIIMFVVVINAVLGVYQESKAEAAIEALQQIAAATSKVIRGGHQLTVKSEELVPGDVIILEAGDSVPADARIIECASMKVEEAALTGESVAVEKTEHTVEASGDGDVPLGDRKNMVYMGSVVVYGRGRAVVCATGMNTEMGKIADAIANAKEEETPLQIKLNQLSKILTFMVIGICVLVFGVNIARNMMAGAGVNGELVIDTFMVAVSLAVAAIPEGLAAVVTILLSIGVTKMSKNHAIIRKLTAVETLGCTQIICSDKTGTLTQNKMTVVEHSSADETFLIKGMALCCDAELEENEAVGEPTECALVNDALKAGMPKGELKKTYERVGEAPFDSMRKMMSTIHRNPEGGFIQFTKGAPDEVLKLCSRAYINGAVVPMTEEVKNHILAENKKMADQALRVLCAAYKEYDSVPEDTSPAAIENNLIYLGLSGMIDPIRPEVKAAIVECRSAGIRPVMITGDHKDTAVAIAKQLGILEEGQQAITGAELNAISDEELAKTIQNYSVYARVQPEHKVRIVTAWKKLGKITAMTGDGVNDAPSIKSADIGVGMGITGTDVTKNVADMVLTDDNFATIVSAVAEGRRIYDNIRKAIQFLLSANLAEVISVFAATLMGFTILKPVHLLWINLITDCFPAISLGMEEAEKDTMQRPPRDSKDGIFANGMGFDIVFQGIMITVLTMAAYFIGHYMEAGVWEITDSPDGMTMAFLTLSMVEIFHSFNMRSRRHSIFTLPRQNKYLVWSFIASLICTTAVIYIPALRDAFEFEHISLAEYGAALLISVMVIPIMEIEKAIERAIEKKKGVSLN; encoded by the coding sequence ATGACAGACATGAAGGAAAACAGAAAGGAATATCTTCTGTCACACGAGGAGGTCATGAAGGGACTTTCTGTGACAGAGGATGGATTGACGAAGGAAGAGGCGGCAGGAAGGCTGTCGGAGTACGGACCCAACAAGCTGGCCGAGGGAAAAAAGGAGAGCCTTCTGCACAAATTTTTCTCTGAGCTGACGGATCCGATGATTCTTGTACTGATCGCGGCGGCGGTTATATCAGGAATTCTCGCTGTCAGAGAGGGCGAGGGATTTGCAGATACGATTATCATCATGTTTGTTGTGGTGATCAATGCAGTGCTGGGTGTTTATCAGGAGTCCAAGGCCGAGGCGGCCATTGAGGCGCTGCAGCAGATTGCTGCAGCCACGTCGAAGGTGATCAGAGGAGGCCACCAGCTTACGGTAAAGTCGGAGGAGCTGGTTCCCGGCGATGTGATCATCCTGGAGGCGGGAGACTCTGTGCCTGCGGATGCCAGAATCATCGAGTGTGCTTCCATGAAGGTGGAGGAGGCGGCTCTCACAGGAGAGTCTGTGGCTGTTGAGAAGACAGAGCACACGGTGGAGGCTTCCGGAGACGGCGATGTGCCCCTCGGCGACAGAAAGAATATGGTGTACATGGGCTCTGTTGTAGTTTACGGGCGCGGCAGGGCAGTTGTCTGTGCCACGGGTATGAATACTGAGATGGGCAAGATCGCTGATGCCATCGCAAACGCGAAGGAGGAGGAAACTCCGCTTCAGATTAAGTTAAACCAGCTTTCCAAAATCCTGACCTTTATGGTCATCGGAATCTGTGTGCTGGTGTTCGGTGTCAACATTGCAAGGAACATGATGGCTGGAGCCGGAGTAAACGGGGAACTTGTGATTGACACATTTATGGTTGCCGTATCACTGGCTGTTGCGGCGATCCCGGAAGGACTGGCAGCTGTTGTCACGATTCTTCTCTCCATCGGCGTGACCAAGATGTCAAAGAATCATGCCATTATCAGAAAGCTGACAGCTGTGGAAACACTCGGCTGTACACAGATTATCTGCTCTGACAAGACAGGTACGCTGACACAGAACAAAATGACGGTTGTGGAGCATTCCTCCGCCGATGAGACCTTTCTGATCAAAGGAATGGCCCTCTGCTGCGATGCGGAGCTGGAGGAGAATGAGGCGGTGGGAGAACCCACCGAGTGTGCCCTTGTCAATGATGCTCTGAAAGCAGGAATGCCAAAGGGAGAGCTTAAGAAAACGTATGAGCGCGTGGGCGAGGCCCCCTTTGATTCCATGAGGAAGATGATGTCTACCATTCACAGAAATCCGGAGGGAGGCTTCATCCAGTTTACAAAGGGAGCGCCTGACGAGGTGTTAAAGCTCTGTTCAAGGGCATATATAAACGGGGCTGTTGTCCCGATGACAGAGGAAGTAAAGAACCATATTCTCGCCGAGAATAAGAAAATGGCTGATCAGGCCCTGCGTGTGCTCTGCGCTGCCTACAAGGAGTATGACAGCGTGCCGGAGGATACGAGCCCTGCGGCCATTGAGAATAATCTGATTTATCTGGGACTTTCCGGTATGATCGATCCGATCCGCCCGGAGGTGAAGGCGGCTATTGTGGAATGCAGGAGCGCTGGAATCCGCCCGGTTATGATTACAGGCGACCACAAGGATACGGCTGTGGCCATTGCAAAGCAGCTTGGAATACTGGAAGAGGGGCAGCAGGCGATCACCGGAGCGGAATTAAACGCTATCTCCGATGAAGAGCTTGCGAAAACCATTCAGAATTACTCTGTATATGCCCGCGTTCAGCCGGAACACAAAGTGCGCATTGTGACGGCGTGGAAGAAGCTCGGAAAGATTACAGCCATGACAGGCGACGGAGTCAACGACGCCCCGTCTATCAAGTCAGCCGATATTGGAGTGGGCATGGGAATCACGGGAACGGATGTTACCAAGAACGTGGCCGATATGGTCCTGACGGATGACAACTTTGCCACGATCGTCTCTGCAGTGGCTGAGGGCCGAAGAATCTATGACAATATCAGGAAGGCCATCCAGTTTCTGCTCTCCGCAAACCTGGCAGAGGTTATCTCCGTGTTCGCAGCGACGCTTATGGGCTTTACCATTTTAAAGCCGGTTCACCTGCTCTGGATTAACCTGATTACAGACTGCTTCCCTGCGATTTCTCTGGGAATGGAGGAAGCTGAGAAAGATACGATGCAGAGACCTCCGAGGGATTCCAAGGACGGAATTTTTGCAAACGGCATGGGCTTTGACATCGTGTTCCAGGGAATCATGATCACAGTGCTGACCATGGCAGCCTACTTTATCGGCCACTATATGGAGGCTGGAGTGTGGGAGATCACCGATTCGCCGGACGGAATGACCATGGCGTTTTTAACGCTTTCCATGGTGGAGATTTTCCACTCCTTCAACATGAGATCCAGAAGGCATTCTATTTTCACACTGCCAAGGCAGAATAAATATCTGGTTTGGTCGTTTATCGCCTCCCTGATCTGTACCACAGCCGTAATCTATATTCCGGCTCTGAGGGATGCGTTTGAGTTCGAGCATATCTCCCTGGCCGAGTACGGCGCTGCACTTCTTATTTCTGTGATGGTAATACCGATTATGGAAATTGAGAAGGCCATTGAGAGGGCGATTGAGAAGAAGAAAGGAGTTTCCCTGAATTAA
- a CDS encoding transposase — protein sequence MSSIPQNYFVENDLIDCVQRFFSKHHVGRLLARCNGMKEKGVSSVSLLRYKLSNIFVGRSMYMQQRTGSFKEAFSKNTFYRFLNSSKTNWLRFTSLLAADIVNHDIRDLTDPERKNVFIIDDSLFNRTSCKKTELGSKVFDHTDMHFKKGFRMLTLSWSDGNTLIPVNSCLLASAKNTNIIGPVKDFDNRTLAGKRRALAQTKAPEAMMTLLNTALSAGLKADYVLFDSWFSNPAQVTAIHAKGMDVIAMIKKSSRIKYSYGGEQLNIKEIYSRNKKRRGRSKYLLSVDVMVGKANPIPAKIVCVRNKANRKDWLAFICTATTLSEEEIIRIYGKRWQIEVFFKTCKSMLNLVGECHSLSYDALTAHVAIVFTRYMLLAMEQRQNEDQRTLGELFFFLVDEMADITFNRSLCILMEALMASLQGIFKLSDEQLNAFTADFEARLPEYLRKALHLEAAAA from the coding sequence ATGTCCAGTATACCACAAAACTATTTCGTTGAGAACGACTTAATTGACTGTGTTCAGAGATTTTTTTCCAAACATCATGTTGGCAGGCTCCTTGCCAGATGTAATGGAATGAAGGAAAAAGGTGTTTCATCTGTTTCCCTGCTTCGTTATAAACTCAGCAACATTTTTGTCGGAAGAAGTATGTATATGCAGCAGCGGACTGGCTCTTTTAAGGAGGCGTTTTCCAAGAACACTTTCTACCGTTTCCTTAATTCTTCAAAAACAAACTGGCTTCGTTTTACTTCTCTTCTTGCAGCTGATATTGTCAATCATGACATTCGTGATCTGACAGATCCGGAAAGAAAAAATGTCTTTATCATTGATGACAGCCTTTTCAACCGTACCAGCTGTAAGAAAACGGAACTGGGATCAAAAGTTTTTGACCACACGGATATGCATTTCAAAAAGGGCTTCAGGATGCTTACTTTAAGCTGGAGTGATGGAAACACACTGATCCCTGTAAACAGCTGCCTGTTAGCGTCTGCAAAGAATACAAATATCATCGGCCCGGTAAAGGACTTTGACAACAGAACCCTTGCAGGAAAAAGACGTGCGCTAGCCCAAACAAAAGCACCAGAGGCAATGATGACTTTACTGAATACAGCCCTCAGTGCAGGGCTGAAAGCGGATTATGTCCTGTTTGATTCCTGGTTTTCCAATCCAGCACAGGTCACAGCCATCCATGCAAAAGGCATGGATGTGATTGCCATGATTAAGAAAAGTAGCCGGATCAAATATTCGTACGGTGGTGAACAGCTGAATATCAAAGAAATCTATTCCCGGAACAAAAAGCGCCGTGGCAGATCAAAGTATCTGCTTTCTGTTGATGTTATGGTAGGAAAGGCGAATCCAATTCCGGCGAAAATCGTATGCGTAAGGAACAAGGCAAACCGCAAGGACTGGCTTGCTTTTATCTGTACAGCTACAACACTTTCCGAGGAAGAGATTATCCGTATTTATGGAAAGCGCTGGCAGATCGAGGTCTTTTTCAAAACCTGCAAATCCATGCTGAATCTGGTTGGAGAATGCCACAGTTTATCTTATGATGCACTGACAGCCCATGTGGCGATCGTGTTTACCCGATATATGTTACTTGCAATGGAGCAGCGCCAAAATGAAGATCAGAGAACGCTTGGTGAACTGTTCTTCTTCCTTGTTGATGAAATGGCAGACATTACTTTCAACAGGTCACTTTGCATCCTGATGGAAGCCTTGATGGCAAGTCTTCAGGGAATCTTTAAACTAAGCGATGAGCAACTGAATGCTTTTACCGCTGATTTTGAAGCAAGATTGCCGGAATATCTGAGAAAAGCACTCCATTTGGAAGCTGCAGCGGCATAA
- a CDS encoding glycosyltransferase family 4 protein produces the protein MKILSITAQKPHSTGSGVYLTELVNAFDRLGHSQAVIAGICKEDTVHFPDRVSFFPVYYQSASLPFPVAGMSDEMPYESTRYRDMTPEMTGQFCRSFSASIIDSVRSFQPDLIICHHLYLLTALVRELLPSQKTAACSSYAEPGRLCQTFSGNAAPVRPFRGVIAGICHGSDLRQIKKNPLLRQEIIEQIRNLDVIFCLHREQGAEIIRTFSCSPRLVKVLGTGFNSQIFHRLPDVSRAAPAVCGDSSRPVRLLFAGKISEKKGVMSLLRALRLLPSSLSERLSLTLAGGHGNEEEYKEILDLASPELGCPCPVRFAGRLSQTELAQLMNGSDIFVLPSFYEGLPLVLAESLACGMKTVCTDLPGIRPWMDENLPGHGTSFVAPPPMENEDEPVKAALPAFESALARAIEKASALSCPPLAASHELRESLARLSWDGAAERLLQAVPV, from the coding sequence ATGAAAATATTAAGCATCACCGCCCAGAAGCCCCACAGCACGGGCAGCGGTGTATATCTGACTGAGCTTGTAAACGCCTTTGACCGACTGGGCCACAGCCAGGCAGTGATCGCCGGAATCTGTAAAGAGGACACTGTCCACTTTCCGGACAGGGTATCATTCTTCCCGGTTTATTATCAGAGCGCCTCTCTCCCCTTCCCTGTCGCCGGGATGTCTGATGAGATGCCTTATGAGAGCACCCGCTACCGGGATATGACGCCGGAGATGACCGGGCAGTTCTGCCGCTCCTTTTCCGCTTCCATAATAGATTCTGTGAGGTCCTTCCAGCCTGATCTGATCATCTGCCATCATCTGTATCTGCTGACGGCGCTGGTGCGGGAGCTTCTGCCCTCCCAAAAAACCGCGGCCTGCAGCTCATATGCAGAGCCTGGACGGCTGTGTCAGACCTTTTCCGGAAACGCTGCCCCTGTACGGCCTTTCAGGGGAGTCATTGCCGGAATCTGCCACGGCTCTGACCTGCGCCAGATAAAGAAAAATCCGCTTCTGCGCCAAGAGATCATAGAGCAGATCAGAAACCTTGATGTCATCTTCTGTCTTCACCGGGAGCAGGGAGCGGAGATAATCCGCACCTTTTCCTGCAGTCCCCGCCTGGTAAAGGTCCTGGGAACCGGCTTCAACAGCCAGATCTTTCACAGGCTCCCCGATGTGTCCAGGGCAGCGCCTGCGGTATGCGGAGATTCTTCCCGTCCTGTGCGCCTTTTATTTGCCGGAAAGATTTCTGAAAAAAAAGGTGTGATGAGCCTTCTTCGCGCGCTCCGGCTGCTGCCTTCCTCTCTTTCTGAAAGGCTCTCCCTCACTCTGGCCGGAGGCCATGGAAACGAGGAGGAATACAAAGAAATCCTGGACCTGGCATCCCCAGAGCTTGGATGCCCCTGTCCTGTCCGGTTTGCCGGAAGGCTGTCCCAGACGGAGCTTGCGCAGCTGATGAACGGCTCCGATATTTTCGTGCTCCCCTCCTTCTACGAGGGCCTTCCTCTGGTTCTGGCGGAATCCCTTGCCTGCGGTATGAAAACGGTGTGCACTGATCTGCCCGGGATCCGGCCATGGATGGATGAAAACCTTCCCGGACACGGGACCTCCTTTGTGGCCCCTCCGCCCATGGAGAATGAGGACGAGCCTGTAAAGGCGGCGCTTCCCGCCTTTGAATCGGCCCTGGCCAGAGCTATTGAGAAGGCTTCCGCCCTCTCCTGCCCGCCTCTGGCCGCGTCACACGAGCTTAGGGAAAGTCTCGCCCGCCTCTCCTGGGACGGTGCAGCCGAACGGCTTCTGCAGGCTGTTCCTGTGTAA
- a CDS encoding SDR family oxidoreductase, whose product MDMGLKNKVVLCMASAAGLGKGIAMEMAREGAKVMISTSEAFQDQLSAAQDEIERETGNRPEAFLCDVNSAEDIQKLVDHTVETLGDIWALVNMCPGPKPGPFDSFKDEDWEGAFQLCLLSYVRTIRACLPSMRRLGGGRIVNSTSSSVKDCLDNLILSNTMRMGVVGMSKTLASELGRDQILINVIGPGRIGTARIASLNAMRAEKAGITVEEYEKHDLKAFPLGRYGNTDEYGRLAAFLCSEANSYISGQTILLDGGMTRAY is encoded by the coding sequence ATGGATATGGGATTAAAGAATAAGGTAGTTTTATGTATGGCTTCCGCCGCAGGGCTGGGAAAGGGAATTGCCATGGAAATGGCCAGAGAGGGAGCGAAGGTCATGATCAGCACCTCAGAGGCGTTTCAGGATCAGCTGTCTGCCGCTCAGGATGAGATTGAGAGGGAAACAGGAAACCGTCCGGAGGCGTTTCTCTGCGATGTGAATTCTGCAGAGGACATTCAGAAGCTGGTGGATCACACCGTGGAAACGCTGGGAGATATCTGGGCGCTGGTTAATATGTGCCCTGGACCCAAGCCGGGGCCATTTGATTCCTTTAAGGACGAGGACTGGGAAGGGGCATTTCAGCTCTGCCTTCTGTCCTATGTGCGCACGATTCGCGCCTGCCTGCCGTCCATGCGCCGTCTGGGAGGAGGACGGATCGTGAATTCCACCTCTTCCTCTGTGAAAGACTGTCTCGACAACCTGATCCTGTCCAATACCATGCGGATGGGAGTAGTGGGGATGAGCAAGACTCTTGCCTCTGAGCTGGGAAGGGATCAGATTCTGATCAATGTGATTGGGCCTGGCCGTATTGGAACGGCCCGCATTGCCAGTCTGAATGCCATGCGGGCAGAGAAGGCTGGAATTACAGTGGAAGAATATGAGAAACATGATCTGAAAGCCTTCCCGCTGGGACGCTACGGAAATACAGATGAGTATGGACGGCTGGCTGCGTTCCTCTGCTCTGAGGCCAACAGCTATATTTCCGGACAGACAATTCTGTTAGACGGAGGCATGACCAGAGCTTACTGA
- a CDS encoding amidohydrolase — MPQTTMILKNARIYTMDGRIAEAAAITGDRIAKVGSNQEIKSWEGKLTQVIDLGGRTVVPGFNDSHTHLVGYGNSLRYANLENCLSCEEMCGRIRHFIRDRKIPEGEWVFGRGWNQNLFPGGIFPTKEDLDRVSDKHPILIIRTCGHVGIANTMALRDGNVTRETYLPGGQFDKGADGEPNGVIREAALEWFKKQRDPESARRELKQAIIRGGEEMLRYGITTVHTEDTYDLGYPGDFMDIYHAYQELASEKKLPLRIYQKISLPTGKDIDEFLNHCSLRTGMGHDFYRIGPVKQWADGTMGARTAGMKEPYSDAPGETGIYYYTDQELYDNIRKAHCAGMQVCIHTIGDGALEQVLNAYERVLRDFPRKNHRHRLVHGQVGNLELYKKIAKLGLNINIQPASTSTDIPIMESRLGSRAKYCHAWRTLTDLGVNLNASSDVPVETPNVFCGIYAIVTRKSLEHPELAPWNPHEKVTVMEALRFYTINSAYAAFEEHIKGSVTEGKLADLVILDRDPCAVDPEELPEVQVDATILGGKIVYLRNEKTLPSPV, encoded by the coding sequence ATGCCGCAGACAACAATGATTCTAAAAAATGCCCGGATCTATACCATGGACGGCCGCATCGCAGAAGCTGCAGCCATCACAGGAGACAGGATCGCAAAAGTAGGCTCCAACCAGGAAATAAAAAGCTGGGAAGGAAAGCTTACCCAGGTCATCGATCTGGGCGGGCGCACTGTCGTTCCAGGCTTCAACGACTCTCATACTCACCTGGTGGGCTACGGCAATTCTCTGCGATATGCAAATCTGGAAAACTGCCTTTCCTGTGAAGAAATGTGCGGGCGAATCAGACATTTTATCAGAGACAGGAAGATTCCGGAGGGAGAGTGGGTATTCGGCCGCGGCTGGAATCAGAACCTCTTTCCGGGAGGCATCTTTCCGACAAAAGAGGATCTGGACAGAGTTTCTGACAAACATCCGATTCTGATTATCCGTACCTGCGGACACGTGGGAATTGCCAATACCATGGCTTTGAGGGATGGAAATGTCACAAGGGAAACGTATCTTCCGGGAGGGCAGTTTGACAAAGGGGCGGACGGAGAACCAAACGGCGTGATCCGGGAGGCAGCTCTGGAATGGTTTAAGAAACAAAGAGACCCGGAATCGGCCAGGAGGGAATTAAAACAGGCGATTATCCGCGGCGGAGAGGAGATGCTGCGCTATGGCATAACTACCGTACATACAGAGGACACCTACGATCTGGGATATCCCGGCGACTTTATGGATATCTACCATGCCTATCAGGAGCTGGCCTCAGAAAAAAAGCTTCCTCTGCGCATTTATCAGAAAATCTCTCTTCCCACCGGAAAGGATATCGATGAATTTCTGAATCACTGTTCCCTCCGCACCGGAATGGGTCATGATTTTTACCGTATCGGCCCCGTGAAGCAGTGGGCAGACGGAACGATGGGAGCCCGCACAGCCGGTATGAAGGAACCCTATTCTGACGCCCCGGGAGAAACAGGAATCTATTATTATACAGATCAGGAGCTGTATGACAATATCAGAAAAGCCCACTGCGCAGGCATGCAGGTCTGCATCCATACTATCGGCGACGGAGCCCTGGAACAGGTGTTAAATGCCTACGAGCGGGTGCTGAGGGACTTCCCCCGCAAAAACCATCGCCACCGCCTTGTTCACGGACAGGTGGGCAATCTGGAGCTTTATAAAAAAATTGCGAAGCTGGGCCTTAACATCAATATTCAGCCTGCATCCACCTCCACGGATATCCCCATTATGGAGTCCCGCCTGGGCAGCCGGGCTAAATACTGCCACGCATGGCGTACCCTGACGGATCTGGGAGTGAACTTAAACGCCAGCTCTGATGTTCCCGTGGAAACGCCCAATGTATTCTGCGGAATTTACGCCATCGTCACGAGAAAATCTCTGGAACACCCTGAGCTGGCCCCCTGGAATCCCCATGAAAAAGTAACGGTCATGGAAGCCCTCCGGTTCTACACGATCAATAGCGCATATGCTGCCTTTGAGGAGCATATCAAAGGCTCTGTGACGGAAGGCAAGCTGGCAGATCTTGTTATTTTAGACCGCGATCCCTGCGCCGTCGATCCGGAGGAGCTTCCTGAGGTACAGGTAGATGCCACCATCCTGGGGGGAAAGATTGTATACCTCAGAAACGAGAAAACACTGCCGTCTCCAGTTTAA
- the aroD gene encoding type I 3-dehydroquinate dehydratase: MKPLKIKNLILGEGIPKICVPIVGTSPEEIEAAALALSDVPADVVEWRADWLKGILDSEGKPDIKKAAEILRNLRSILGETVLLFTFRTFPEGGNLSISPDAYEALNLAVAASGLADLIDVELFTGHGMAEALVKKIQGHGIKTIVSSHDFEKTPDLDTLVSRLGRMREIGADIVKIAVMPQSRADVLTLLAATEQFSRTSDCPAVTMSMGSLGAVSRICGETFGSALTFGSAGVASAPGQLEVSELHRCLLLLHKNA, encoded by the coding sequence ATGAAACCATTGAAAATAAAAAATCTGATTCTTGGAGAGGGGATCCCAAAAATCTGTGTCCCTATTGTCGGGACAAGCCCGGAGGAAATTGAAGCCGCAGCCCTGGCACTTTCTGACGTCCCCGCAGATGTGGTGGAGTGGAGGGCAGACTGGCTGAAGGGTATTCTGGACTCTGAAGGTAAACCGGATATTAAAAAAGCCGCAGAGATTCTCAGAAATCTCCGCAGCATCCTGGGTGAGACCGTCCTTCTTTTCACCTTCCGCACCTTTCCAGAAGGAGGCAATCTCTCCATCAGTCCTGACGCCTACGAGGCGCTGAACCTGGCCGTTGCGGCCTCAGGGCTTGCTGATCTCATCGATGTGGAGCTGTTCACCGGACACGGCATGGCAGAGGCCCTTGTAAAAAAAATCCAGGGTCACGGCATAAAAACCATTGTGTCCAGCCACGATTTTGAGAAAACGCCGGATCTGGATACCCTGGTAAGCCGACTGGGAAGGATGCGTGAGATCGGCGCAGATATTGTCAAAATCGCCGTCATGCCCCAGAGCAGGGCCGATGTCCTCACCCTCCTTGCAGCTACTGAGCAGTTTTCCCGGACTTCTGACTGCCCTGCTGTCACCATGTCCATGGGAAGTCTGGGTGCTGTCAGCCGGATTTGCGGAGAGACCTTCGGCTCTGCCCTTACCTTCGGCTCTGCCGGAGTGGCCTCTGCGCCGGGGCAGCTGGAGGTCAGTGAACTGCACCGGTGTCTTTTACTTCTGCACAAAAACGCCTGA